Proteins co-encoded in one Culicoidibacter larvae genomic window:
- the rpsB gene encoding 30S ribosomal protein S2 has protein sequence MAVISMKSLLESGVHFGHQTRRWNPKMSKYIYTSRNGIYIIDLQKTSKKIDESYEFVRNLAENGGNILFVGTKKQAQDAVKIEAERAGMFYVNHRWLGGTMTNFPTIQKRIKRLFEIEKMAEDGTFDVLPKKEVIQLRKEAAKLEKFLGGIKNMTDVPQALFIIDPRKERIAIAEARRLGIPVIGIVDTNCDPDDVDYIIPANDDAIRAVKLIVGRMADAVIEGRDGGAVTEEEIQEAASIDKAADTNENTEVEA, from the coding sequence ATGGCAGTAATTTCAATGAAAAGTCTATTAGAGTCAGGTGTACATTTCGGTCACCAAACTCGTCGATGGAATCCAAAAATGAGTAAGTACATCTATACTTCACGTAATGGAATTTATATCATCGATTTACAAAAAACATCAAAGAAAATTGATGAATCTTATGAATTTGTTCGCAATCTTGCAGAGAACGGCGGAAACATCTTATTCGTAGGAACTAAAAAACAAGCACAAGATGCAGTGAAAATTGAAGCTGAACGTGCGGGAATGTTTTATGTAAACCACCGTTGGTTAGGTGGAACTATGACAAACTTCCCAACGATTCAAAAACGTATTAAACGTTTATTCGAAATTGAAAAAATGGCTGAAGATGGAACATTTGATGTGTTACCTAAAAAAGAAGTTATCCAATTACGCAAAGAAGCAGCTAAATTGGAAAAATTCCTTGGCGGTATTAAAAACATGACTGATGTACCACAAGCATTATTTATAATCGATCCACGTAAAGAACGTATTGCGATTGCTGAAGCACGTCGTTTAGGCATCCCGGTTATCGGAATTGTTGATACGAACTGTGACCCAGATGATGTAGATTACATTATCCCGGCAAATGATGATGCAATTCGTGCCGTGAAGTTAATTGTTGGCCGTATGGCGGATGCAGTTATCGAAGGACGCGATGGCGGAGCTGTAACTGAAGAAGAAATTCAAGAAGCAGCTAGCATTGACAAGGCAGCGGATACGAATGAAAATACTGAAGTAGAAGCTTAA